A part of Syngnathus acus chromosome 20, fSynAcu1.2, whole genome shotgun sequence genomic DNA contains:
- the rreb1a gene encoding ras-responsive element-binding protein 1 isoform X3 has product MENATEEQERGGVNSVMNGEEVEPVEESNINNIKDAPEGAKEEDKSPQSLQNGDRGVGGGGDLSSINAMMSAVMSATGNINGGGDTGSDVTPGPSPSPSPSKVPTPLLATRAPPGRNIRRSQDAKDDHATHVCPLCDKSCQSQHQLTMHIRQHNADAGATDHSCSICGKCLSSASSLDRHMLVHSGERPYKCSVCAQTFTTNGNMHRHMKIHEKDPASGLLALSPPSPTKRRRPSVKRRQGLEDEGADEPPAKKATEDATLEEGASLPPQMTHKTAVGVRAGDDRGPLPCPICFKTCSGRLELDAHMDTHPDTTLRCDLCCLSFRTHRGLLRHNAGVHKLLPQDPSGRPFIQNNPSIPAGFNDLAFVDFSCKKFARVAQVWCETNLRRCISSFHRFVCETCDRAFPLRSALELHKSVTHSDVPAQEAAGAVQNGLREGEDDAQDVPLSPQSHFMEALGLQHVSKVKRIPTEDEIHQAHLESIKVIHVEPQEPAFPSGAPTVSLGGLTTLRLPLLEQSGGTAATASTLQGLSQREALSLLSLQPFQAGFLLQPDGAAATAAVKPGEVGGVVELADIQQILKVAAAAPNQMGLGFPALAKGPGFAAGRGQVQTQKAMPPLKAKPPVTPRSSLTVSTPPPLQSSQRASLGCISPGLPPPAPALFKTTSSSSPPAAATAAHEDAGVGGKKAAGKAAGVVNAEAGSAKGSFPCRFCDQVFSFSGVLQAHMRFHLGILPHQCNICDYVAPDKATLIRHLRTHSGERPYICRVCHYPFTVKANCERHLRKKHGKTSRKDIEKNIKCVFSAASNNLSAAAAAAAVSALPPSDVEMGHSAADATCRYCGEDLKTYRALQIHLRTHNGCQRKPFECRRCGAAFLAKRNCIHHLLKQHPEVQEREIEEHIATMRPAADVNAVLSSDGPARIQPVKTEDVTAYHQDLDQPLDFSAKGRSGAHTASVGIKVESASPTLERPTPDTSLEQPMDLSVPSKRLRREVAERPQIKTEQMGCDAADEDKTVAASPLGVYRFPPDSTPPPAPRPQRLKPLLPKPASSVKELPPLASIAQIIHSVSAAPDLLKREAEAKPQPTSESPSDPPGNAVLLESPGDDSARKRNRKKNGKEASVLDVDLESSGELASVEKMLANTDANKFTNFLQTGANQLAPKTAPRDGERAGGGADKEAGPREEAKTAALLPQSKGKKNAYSNSVQKMTCPFCPRVFPWASSLQRHMLTHTGQKPFPCPRCDAFFSTKSNCERHLLRKHGVTNRTLRRNGIFAKKESDEGSHESAESQSDVEQLASDSSPLGHTPPAALKDTPSEQKEEEPTPLSTAHKASPVESSPEQGPELAHQQGSAETSTDASKQASPSTKCDHDDDDDCHSNKSLDLNFGSKLIDFKLSNSAPGPAPTPGSAPQEEATADPPADTTDAPSAAAKPQPEWKHICRVCRKSFRYATTLARHERAHLSLEAPHEENRTAAATEVDEEKREEEPESQEDEEDGRGAARPGESDAPESDYDLDEDDGERTDDERDDAKSPEGGESATADAATGVVDKRKKKTCDVCAKRFWSLQDLTRHMRSHTGERPYRCATCDRTFTLKHSLVRHQRIHTKTPSEDGDRDAPTPAEACPPSETESECAKDLDEARASDPEPVGGETAGGERAGGEPAGGEPVGGEPVQATPEETPELGATPLEDTPPGQSASGAVSDSNVSKELPGQALFQGLLELRAPPTLDHTLANGEPPLVGVD; this is encoded by the exons ATGGAAAACGCCACAGAGGAACAGGAAAGGGGAGGAGTCAACTCAGTGATGAACGGTGAAGAGGTGGAGCCAGTGGAGGAGAGTAACATCAATAACATCAAAG ATGCACCTGAGGGCGCCAAGGAGGAGGACAAGAGCCCACAGAGCCTCCAGAACGGCGATAGAGGCGTCGGCGGTGGAGGAGACTTGTCCTCCATCAACGCCATGATGTCAGCAGTGATGTCAGCGACAGGCAACATTAACGGAGGAGGCGACACAGGAAGTGATGTCACTCCGGGACCCTCGCCCAG CCCCTCCCCCAGCAAGGTGCCCACGCCGTTGTTAGCCACGAGGGCGCCGCCGGGCCGCAACATACGACGCAGCCAG GACGCCAAAGACGATCACGCCACCCACGTGTGCCCGCTTTGCGACAAGAGCTGCCAGTCGCAGCATCAGCTCACCATGCACATCAGACAG CACAATGCCGACGCGGGCGCGACGGACCACTCGTGCAGCATATGCGGCAAATGTTTGAGCTCAGCGTCGTCGTTGGATCGCCACATGCTGGTGCACAGTGGCGAAAGGCCCTACAAGTGCAGCGTCTGTGCGCAGACCTTCACCACCAACGGCAACATGCACAG ACACATGAAGATCCATGAGAAGGACCCCGCCAGCGGCCTCCTTGCTCTCAGCCCGCCGTCGCCCACCAAGCGCCGCCGTCCGTCTGTCAAGCGCCGCCAAGGCCTGGAAGACGAGGGCGCCGACGAGCCGCCCGCCAAGAAG GCAACTGAGGACGCGACCTTGGAGGAGGGGGCGTCACTGCCGCCACAGATGACACACAAGACGGCGGTGGGCGTGCGGGCCGGTGATGACCGCGGACCACTTCCTTGCCCCATCTGCTTCAAGACCTGCAGCGGGAGACTCGAGCTGGACGCGCACATGGACACGCACCCCGACACCACGCTCAG GTGCGACTTGTGTTGTCTCTCGTTCCGCACCCACCGCGGCCTGTTGCGTCACAATGCGGGCGTCCACAAGCTCCTTCCCCAAGACCCCAGCGGCCGACCGTTCATCCAGAACAATCCGTCCATCCCGGCCGGCTTCAACGACCTGGCTTTCGTCGACTTCTCCTGCAAGAAGTTTGCCCGGGTGGCGCAG GTGTGGTGCGAGACCAACCTCCGGCGCTGCATCAGCAGCTTTCACCGCTTCGTGTGCGAGACCTGCGACAGGGCCTTCCCGCTGCGCTCAGCCCTGGAGCTCCACAAGAGTGTCACCCACTCAGATGTCCCGGCCCAGGAAGCAGCTGGAGCCGTGCAAAACGGCCTCCGGGAAGGCGAGGACGACGCCCAGGACGTCCCGCTTTCACCGCAGTCCCACTTCATGGAGGCGCTGGGACTCCAGCACGTTTCCAAG GTGAAGCGCATTCCCACAGAGGACGAGATCCACCAGGCGCACTTGGAAAGCATCAAAGTGATCCATGTGGAGCCCCAGGAGCCCGCCTTTCCGTCGGGAGCTCCGACAGTGAGCTTGGGCGGGCTGACAACGCTGCGCCTCCCCCTGCTGGAGCAGTCGGGCGGCACCGCTGCCACCGCGTCCACGCTGCAGGGTCTATCGCAGCGGGAAGCACTCAGCCTGCTGTCCCTGCAGCCCTTCCAAGCAGGCTTCCTCCTTCAGCCCGACGGCGCTGCTGCCACCGCTGCCGTCAAACCGGGCGAAGTGGGCGGCGTGGTGGAGCTTGCCGACATCCAGCAGATCCTCAAAGTGGCCGCTGCCGCGCCCAATCAAATGGGGCTGGGCTTCCCCGCGTTGGCCAAAGGGCCGGGCTTCGCTGCGGGTCGAG GTCAAGTCCAGACCCAAAAGGCCATGCCGCCCCTGAAAGCCAAGCCCCCCGTCACACCGCGCTCCAGTTTGACTGTGAGCACGCCGCCTCCGCTGCAGAGCTCCCAGCGGGCGTCACTGGGCTGCATCAGTCCTGGCCTGCCGCCACCCGCGCCAGCTCTCTTCAAGACGacctcctcgtcctccccaccggccgccgccaccgccgcgcACGAAGACGCGGGAGTCGGCGGGAAGAAAGCGGCGGGCAAAGCGGCAGGCGTGGTCAACGCCGAGGCCGGCTCCGCCAAAGGCTCCTTCCCGTGCCGCTTCTGCGATCAGGTCTTCTCCTTTTCGGGCGTCCTGCAGGCTCACATGCGCTTCCACCTGGGGATCCTGCCCCACCAGTGCAACATCTGCGACTACGTGGCGCCCGACAAAGCCACGCTCATTCGCCACCTGCGCACCCACAGCGGCGAGCGGCCCTACATCTGCCGTGTCTGTCATTACCCCTTCACCGTCAAGGCCAACTGCGAGCGACACCTCCGCAAGAAACACGGCAAGACGTCCAGGAAGGACATTGAGAAAAACATCAAGTGCGTCTTCTCCGCCGCATCCAACAACCtaagcgccgccgccgctgccgccgcagTCTCGGCCCTCCCGCCCTCCGACGTCGAGATGGGACACAGCGCTGCTGACGCCACTTGCCGCTACTGCGGCGAGGACCTGAAGACGTACCGGGCCCTGCAGATCCACCTGCGAACACACAACGGCTGCCAGAGGAAACCTTTTGAGTGTCGGCGCTGCGGCGCCGCTTTCCTGGCCAAGCGCAACTGCATCCACCATCTTCTCAAGCAGCACCCCGAAGTCcaggagcgcgagatcgaagAGCACATCGCCACCATGCGGCCCGCCGCCGACGTCAACGCGGTTCTCTCCTCAGACGGGCCTGCTCGGATCCAGCCGGTCAAGACTGAGGACGTAACCGCCTATCATCAAGATCTCGACCAGCCCCTGGATTTCTCGGCCAAAGGGCGCAGCGGCGCTCACACGGCGTCCGTGGGCATCAAAGTGGAGAGTGCGTCCCCCACATTGGAGCGCCCCACCCCGGACACGTCCCTGGAGCAGCCCATGGACCTGTCCGTTCCCAGCAAACGACTTCGGCGAGAAGTGGCCGAGCGGCCTCAGATCAAGACGGAGCAAATGGGCTGCGACGCGGCCGACGAAGACAAGACGGTGGCCGCCTCGCCTCTGGGGGTCTACCGTTTCCCCCCTGACTCCACCCCTCCCCCTGCCCCCCGCCCACAACGCCTCAAGCCACTCCTACCCAAGCCCGCCTCCTCCGTCAAGGAGCTCCCCCCTCTGGCGTCCATCGCGCAGATCATCCACTCGGTGTCCGCCGCCCCCGACCTGCTGAAGAGGGAGGCGGAGGCCAAACCTCAGCCGACGTCCGAATCGCCCTCGGACCCTCCGGGCAACGCCGTCCTCCTGGAGTCGCCGGGTGATGACAGTGCCAG GAAGAGGAACCGCAAAAAGAATGGCAAGGAGGCGAGCGTGCTAGACGTGGACTTGGAGTCCAGCGGTGAGTTGGCCAGCGTGGAGAAGATGCTCGCCAACACCGACGCCAACAAGTTCACCAACTTCCTGCAGACCGGTGCCAACCAACTCGCACCAAAGACTGCCCCCAGAG ACGGCGAGCGAGCTGGAGGAGGCGCCGACAAGGAGGCGGGACCACGAGAGGAAGCCAAGACGGCGGCGTTGCTTCCTCAGTCCAAAGGCAAGAAGAACGCCTACTCCAACTCGGTGCAAAAGATGACGTGCCCCTTCTGCCCTCGCGTCTTCCCGTGGGCCAGCTCGCTGCAGAGGCACATGCTCACGCATACCG GCCAGAAGCCGTTCCCGTGCCCGCGCTGCGACGCTTTCTTCTCCACCAAGTCCAACTGCGAGCGCCACCTGCTGCGGAAGCACGGTGTCACCAATCGCACGCTAAGGCGCAATGGCATCTTTGCCAAGAAAGAAAGTGACGAGGGCTCGCACGAAAGTGCCG AGAGTCAGTCTGACGTCGAGCAGCTGGCCAGTGACTCGTCACCACTCGGCCACACACCTCCCGCCGCCCTCAAAGACACGCCCTCTGAGCAGAAGGAGGAAGAGCCCACGCCACTGAGCACCGCCCACAAGGCCAGCCCGG TCGAGTCGAGCCCTGAGCAAGGTCCTGAGCTTGCGCACCAGCAGGGATCAGCAGAGACCTCGACTGATGCATCCAAGCAAGCTTCGCCCAGCACCAAG TGCGAtcacgacgacgacgatgactGTCACAGCAACAAAAGTTTGGACTTGAACTTTGGCTCCAAGCTGATCGACTTCAAACTGTCAAACTCGGCCCCCGGTCCTGCCCCCACCCCGGGCTCCGCCCCTCAGGAAGAAGCCACCGCCGACCCCCCGGCGGACACAACGGACGCTCCTTCGGCCGCCGCCAAGCCTCAGCCGGAATGGAAGCACATCTGCCGAGTGTGCCGGAAAAGTTTTCGCTACGCCACCACTCTCGCTCGCCACGAGAGGGCGCACCTGAGCCTGGAGGCGCCCCACGAGGAGAATCGAACCGCGGCGGCCACGGAGGTCGACGAGGAGAAACGCGAGGAGGAGCCCGAGAGCcaagaggacgaggaggatggCAGAGGAGCGGCGAGGCCCGGTGAAAGCGATGCCCCGGAAAGTGATTACGATCTCGACGAGGACGACGGCGAGCGTACGGACGACGAGCGTGATGACGCCAAAAGCCCAGAGGGCGGAGAATCGGCCACTGCAGACGCCGCCACTGGCGTTGTGGACAAACGCAAGAAGAAGACGTGCGATGTGTGCGCCAAACGATTCTGGTCGCTGCAGGACCTCACCAGACACATGCGGTCGCACACCG GTGAGCGGCCTTACCGCTGCGCCACGTGTGACCGCACGTTCACGCTCAAGCACAGCCTGGTTCGCCACCAGCGCATCCACACCAAGACGCCCAGCGAGGACGGCGACAGGGACGCCCCCACGCCCGCCGAAGCCTGCCCGCCCTCCGAGACTGAGAGCGAGTGCGCCAAAGACTTGGATGAGGCCCGAGCCTCCGATCCGGAGCCCGTCGGAGGCGAGACCGCCGGAGGCGAGCGCGCCGGAGGTGAGCCCGCCGGAGGCGAGCCCGTCGGAGGCGAGCCCGTCCAG GCCACACCCGAGGAAACACCTGAACTTGGTGCAACCCCTCTGGAGGACACGCCTCCCGGCCAATCGGCCTCCGGCGCGGTGTCGGATTCCAACGTTTCCAAAGAGCTCCCTGGCCAAGCTTTGTTTCAAGGCCTGTTGGAGCTCCGAGCCCCGCCGACTCTGGATCACACGCTGGCCAATGGAGAGCCTCCCCTGGTGGGCGTGGACTGA